The following coding sequences are from one Triticum aestivum cultivar Chinese Spring chromosome 5A, IWGSC CS RefSeq v2.1, whole genome shotgun sequence window:
- the LOC123106465 gene encoding uncharacterized protein encodes MEMVQSALVAEAVSAAVSFLFTGRGEKASPERLMERMEMAHTRLSLGLERTRRMPMTIIPLFCLKKKLKDAFEECDGLLDKARDLRQVVPSFPTKIMQAVLPSFVVPKPKQDVLSSSVVARFEWLAEEADKFVRDVESGSSLSHYRFLNPLIGQLLEGKNILYHKVQRSQSCSLGIWPVFVEEYGRVARLAFLYEDRMAPHKSFRLMLALRLYESTNIVGVAAQCLQSIGAQFKPMAKVGAGELTRLPTQDVMYCDSVDSLCWDEIVRMTTKWSPDPMCCIANGINKPCANNTISSELTGRFPQEVMFVLFKCCFSASDHCSRSSSNEAYINTIRAWPPLKLSVGFAPHISPNLPDESSLHQIEEGIRREAIDYFIQHPELTDYEMDWNSAHGWASFRVSKPITETRRGLKRRR; translated from the coding sequence ATGGAGATGGTACAGTCAGCACTTGTGGCTGAGGCCGTGAGCGCAGCCGTGTCCTTCCTGTTCACCGGCCGCGGGGAGAAGGCGTCGCCGGAGCGCCTCATGGAGAGGATGGAAATGGCGCACACAAGGCTGTCTCTGGGGCTCGAGAGGACCAGGAGGATGCCCATGACCATCATACCGTTGTTTTGCCTAAAGAAGAAGCTCAAGGATGCGTTTGAGGAGTGCGATGGTCTGCTCGACAAGGCGAGGGATCTCCGGCAGGTGGTGCCCTCTTTTCCCACAAAGATTATGCAAGCCGTCCTGCCCTCTTTCGTTGTCCCGAAACCGAAACAAGATGTGCTGAGCAGCTCTGTTGTTGCAAGATTTGAGTGGCTTGCCGAGGAAGCCGACAAGTTTGTCAGGGACGTGGAGTCCGGATCGTCGCTTTCTCACTACAGGTTCCTGAACCCTCTCATCGGGCAGCTTCTTGAAGGTAAAAATATCCTCTACCACAAGGTGCAAAGAAGCCAGTCGTGTTCTCTTGGCATATGGCCGGTCTTTGTGGAAGAGTATGGCAGGGTTGCAAGGCTAGCTTTTCTTTATGAAGACCGCATGGCGCCGCATAAAAGTTTTAGGCTAATGTTGGCTCTGAGACTGTACGAGAGCACAAACATAGTTGGAGTTGCCGCGCAGTGTTTGCAGTCAATTGGAGCTCAGTTCAAGCCTATGGCCAAAGTTGGAGCTGGGGAACTCACTCGATTACCTACACAAGATGTCATGTACTGTGATTCAGTCGATTCGCTATGCTGGGATGAGATAGTCCGAATGACTACAAAATGGAGTCCAGACCCAATGTGTTGCATAGCAAATGGGATCAACAAGCCATGTGCTAACAATACCATCTCATCCGAGTTGACAGGCAGGTTCCCACAAGAAGTGATGTTCGTTTTATTCAAGTGTTGTTTTTCAGCTTCTGATCACTGCTCGAGGAGCTCAAGTAATGAAGCCTATATCAACACCATAAGAGcctggccacctctaaagctgtcTGTTGGCTTTGCACCTCATATCTCGCCCAACCTCCCGGACGAGAGTAGCTTACACCAAATAGAAGAGGGGATAAGAAGAGAGGCAATCGATTATTTCATTCAACACCCAGAGCTGACGGACTATGAAATGGACTGGAACTCAGCACATGGGTGGGCTAGTTTTCGTGTTTCGAAGCCGATCACTGAAACTAGGAGAGGGTTGAAGAGAAGGCGTTAG
- the LOC123102163 gene encoding SEC1 family transport protein SLY1, with protein MALSLRKKQLDLITRMLHLNQQQPSPDGGGGGEGDEEAYKILVMDGPCISLLSPVLRVGDLRKHGVTLHLNIDKARQQVADAPAVYLVRPTPANADRIAADAAAGLYASFHVNFSTSVPRPVLDRLAAATAASRSAHRVARVADQYLDFVCLEDGLFSLAQPRAYVALNDPAAADSDITSLVEAVALGLFCVVATLGAVPIIRCARGGPAEMVAAALDARLRDHLLAKPNLFTEAASSAASSFQRPVLCLFDRNFELSVGIQHDWSYRPLVHDVLSFKLNKLKLPTEKYDLDDSDPFWVANSWSPFPKVAEEIEAQLAKYKQDVDEVNQRTGGGRDGVEFDGTDLIGNTKHLMNAVNSLPELTERKKMIDKHTNIATALLGHIKERSLDGYYECENDMLVNGTVDRNMLLSLLRGKGTKEDKLRLAVTYLLSFEAPLASELEQVEAALRESEVDMSAFQYVKRIKSLNTQFAAASSTASRSNIVDWAEKLYGQSISAVTAGVKNLLSDGRQLALTRTVEALMEGKPNPEVDNYLLFDPRAPRSGTGGQFRGPFREAIVFMIGGGNYIEYRSLVELGQRSQPSKHVIYGATEILNGVEFIQQLAELGQKAGLGGGGSSNLPPQ; from the exons ATGGCGCTCAGCCTCCGCAAGAAGCAGCTCG ATTTGATCACGCGGATGCTCCACCTGAACCAGCAGCAGCCGTcgccggacggcggcggcggcggggagggcgacGAGGAGGCGTACAAGATCCTGGTGATGGACGGGCCCTGCATCTCGCTCCTCTCGCCGGTGCTCCGCGTCGGCGACCTCCGCAAGCACGGCGTCACCCTCCACCTCAACATCGACAAGGCGCGCCAGCAGGTCGCCGACGCGCCCGCGGTCTACCTCGTCCGCCCCACGCCCGCCAACGCCGAccgcatcgccgccgacgccgccgcgggGCTCTACGCCTCCTTCCACGTCAACTTCTCCACCTCCGTCCCGCGGCCCGTCCTcgaccgcctcgccgccgccaccgccgcgtccCGCTCCGCGCACCGCGTCGCCCGCGTCGCCGACCAGTACCTCGACTTCGTctgcctcgaggacggcctctTCTCCCTCGCCCAGCCGCGCGCCTACGTCGCCCTCAACGACCCGGCCGCCGCCGATTCCGACATCACCTCACTCGTCGAGGCAGTCGCGCTCGGCCTCTTCTGCGTCGTCGCCACGCTCGGCGCCGTGCCCATCATCAGGTGCGCCCGCGGCGGGCCGGCCGAGATGGTGGCCGCCGCGCTGGACGCCCGCCTTCGAGATCACCTCCTAGCCAAGCCAAACCTGTTCACGGAGGCTGCATCCAGTGCCGCCTCGTCGTTCCAGCGCCCGGTCCTCTGCCTGTTTGACAGGAATTTCGAGCTGTCGGTGGGGATACAGCACGATTGGAGCTACCGCCCGTTGGTCCACGACGTGCTGAGCTTCAAGCTCAACAAGCTGAAGTTGCCGACAGAGAAGTATGATCTCGATGACTCTGACCCATTTTGGGTGGCAAACAGCTGGTCGCCGTTTCCGAAAGTGGCCGAGGAGATAGAAGCGCAGCTCGCCAAGTACAAGCAGGATGTGGACGAGGTGAACCAGCGCACCGGTGGCGGTAGGGATGGGGTTGAGTTTGATGGAACAGATCTCATTGGCAACACCAAGCACCTCATGAATGCGGTGAACTCGCTCCCGGAGCTGACCGAACGGAAGAAGATGATCGATAAACACACGAATATTGCAACTGCGCTGCTTGGGCACATCAAGGAGAGGTCTCTGGATGGATACTATGAGTGTGAGAATGACATGCTCGTGAATGGTACTGTGGATCGGAACATGCTGCTGAGTCTACTCAGAGGGAAGGGCACCAAGGAGGACAAGCTCCGTCTGGCCGTTACCTACCTGCTATCATTTGAGGCACCACTGGCATCTGAACTTGAGCAGGTTGAGGCTGCGCTGCGGGAGTCAGAAGTAGACATGTCTGCGTTCCAGTATGTGAAGAGGATAAAGTCGTTGAACACTCAATTTGCTGCTGCATCAAGCACGGCAAGCAGGAGCAACATTGTTGACTGGGCAGAGAAGCTTTACGGACAGTCCATTAGTGCCGTGACAGCAGGCGTGAAGAATCTCTTGTCGGATGGGAGGCAGCTGGCTCTTACTAGGACTGTCGAAGCCCTCATGGAAGGGAAACCAAACCCAGAGGTGGACAACTACCTACTGTTCGATCCACGGGCCCCTAGATCAGGAACTGGTGGGCAGTTTAGAGGACCCTTCAGAGAAGCCATTGTTTTCATGATTGGTGGTGGAAATTACATCGAGTATAGGAGCTTAGTTGAGCTAGGGCAGCGCTCACAGCCTTCAAAGCATGTCATATATGGAGCAACGGAGATTCTCAATGGGGTGGAATTTATTCAGCAGCTCGCAGAACTGGGACAGAAAGCGGGATtaggtggtggcggcagcagcaaCCTACCACCGCAGTAA